In Streptomyces capitiformicae, one genomic interval encodes:
- a CDS encoding S1 family peptidase, whose product MRHARRRVVKRVARLTAIGGVLCGGLMVTQAAMATEPATSPPAARSSVLAASGTGSGLVEELGSSRTAGSWIADDGRPVVAVTDEEAAAEVKQAGARAKMVEYSGEDLRSATEALRSAPRVSGTSWAIDPASNEVVVRADSTVSAKDWKKLTDLAEEIGGSVRMERTEGAYTMRLNGAQPIFGTGGRCSIGFNVTDGENEFMLTAGHCGPAGSVWFADNQGQQEIGRTIESNFPGGDFSLVQYLQDAPSNSSNVVSVGDGRGVRITSVGAAAVGQRVFRSGSTSGFRNGEVTGLDATVNYPEGTVSGLIETTVCAEPGDSGGPLFSEGVALGVTSGGNGDCSQGGTTFFQPLTEALEELDVQLTGLPQAAQPTASAGAADAGSQGAAAPGTVQPGAVESVEGSGAFSDILDRLADPRNVGPGLLVIAGSMVALAATRFIRTEQDRAAYRRQYSQSWS is encoded by the coding sequence ATGAGGCACGCACGACGACGAGTCGTGAAGCGAGTGGCGCGGCTGACAGCCATCGGTGGGGTGCTCTGCGGGGGCCTGATGGTCACGCAGGCGGCGATGGCGACCGAACCCGCCACCTCGCCGCCCGCGGCCCGGAGTTCGGTGCTGGCGGCGTCCGGCACCGGCTCGGGTCTGGTGGAAGAGCTCGGCTCCTCCCGTACGGCGGGCAGCTGGATCGCCGACGACGGCCGACCCGTCGTCGCGGTCACCGACGAGGAGGCGGCGGCCGAGGTCAAGCAGGCCGGCGCTCGCGCCAAGATGGTCGAGTACAGCGGTGAGGACCTGCGGTCCGCCACGGAGGCGCTGCGTTCGGCGCCCCGGGTGTCGGGCACCTCCTGGGCGATCGACCCCGCGTCCAACGAGGTCGTGGTGCGGGCCGACAGCACGGTCTCCGCCAAGGACTGGAAGAAGCTGACGGACCTGGCCGAGGAGATCGGCGGCTCCGTGCGGATGGAGCGCACCGAGGGCGCGTACACGATGCGGCTCAACGGCGCCCAGCCGATCTTCGGCACGGGCGGTCGCTGTTCGATCGGCTTCAATGTGACCGACGGGGAGAACGAGTTCATGCTCACCGCCGGGCACTGCGGTCCCGCGGGTTCCGTGTGGTTCGCGGACAACCAGGGTCAGCAGGAGATCGGCCGGACGATCGAGTCGAACTTCCCCGGCGGTGACTTCTCCCTCGTCCAGTACCTCCAGGACGCGCCGAGCAACTCCTCGAACGTGGTGTCCGTCGGTGACGGCCGCGGGGTGCGGATCACCTCGGTCGGTGCGGCGGCGGTCGGCCAGCGGGTCTTCCGCAGCGGCAGCACCAGCGGCTTCCGCAACGGCGAGGTGACCGGTCTCGACGCCACGGTCAACTATCCCGAGGGCACGGTCAGCGGGCTCATCGAGACCACGGTGTGCGCCGAGCCGGGCGACAGCGGCGGCCCGCTGTTCTCCGAGGGAGTGGCGCTCGGGGTGACCTCGGGCGGAAACGGCGACTGCTCGCAGGGCGGTACGACGTTCTTCCAGCCGCTGACCGAGGCCCTGGAGGAGCTCGACGTCCAGCTCACCGGCCTCCCCCAGGCCGCCCAGCCGACCGCCTCCGCCGGCGCGGCGGACGCCGGCTCCCAGGGCGCCGCGGCACCGGGCACCGTCCAGCCGGGTGCGGTGGAATCGGTGGAGGGATCCGGCGCGTTCTCCGACATCCTCGACCGCCTGGCCGACCCACGGAACGTGGGGCCGGGCCTCCTGGTCATCGCCGGCAGCATGGTCGCCCTGGCGGCAACCCGCTTCATCCGCACGGAACAGGACAGGGCGGCCTATCGCCGCCAGTACTCACAGAGCTGGAGCTAG
- a CDS encoding sensor histidine kinase, with amino-acid sequence MCGALNGTAVLALTLPYFALDPDDGGTFGAAFVLLLLVGSSAGLSAYLRTLDHRRTAAVTEIRRAERVAMAADLHDFVAHHVTGILVQTQVARMMADTEPERLDPVLAGIERAATEALVSTRRTAGAQREHEDDQVDAAHRRPVGDLAGISEPVRGFDGVGGVDAHTARLDRGPSVPDDLPHEVQAAAFRVVQESPTNVRRHAADATEVTVLAPLRPRRPRGLGARRRTGRCPAPGGGPGRWLRARRPHRTRHPARRPYPGPLA; translated from the coding sequence GTGTGCGGAGCGCTCAACGGCACCGCCGTCCTCGCGCTGACGCTGCCGTACTTCGCTCTCGACCCCGACGACGGCGGCACGTTCGGGGCCGCGTTCGTGCTCCTGCTGCTGGTCGGCAGCTCGGCGGGGCTGTCTGCCTACCTCCGCACCCTGGACCACCGACGGACCGCCGCCGTCACGGAGATCCGCCGCGCCGAGCGGGTCGCCATGGCCGCCGACCTGCACGACTTCGTGGCCCACCACGTCACCGGGATCCTTGTGCAGACCCAGGTCGCGCGGATGATGGCCGACACCGAACCCGAGAGGCTGGACCCCGTGCTCGCGGGCATCGAGCGTGCGGCCACCGAGGCGCTGGTCTCGACGCGCCGCACGGCCGGGGCGCAGCGCGAGCACGAGGACGACCAGGTCGATGCCGCGCACAGGCGCCCGGTCGGCGACCTGGCGGGCATCTCCGAGCCCGTGCGCGGCTTCGACGGCGTCGGCGGTGTCGACGCACACACGGCCCGGCTGGACCGCGGCCCCTCCGTCCCCGACGACCTGCCGCACGAGGTGCAGGCAGCCGCCTTCCGTGTGGTGCAGGAGTCCCCGACCAATGTCCGCCGGCACGCCGCCGACGCCACCGAGGTCACCGTTCTCGCTCCGCTACGGCCACGGCGACCTCGAGGTCTGGGTGCGCGACGACGGACGGGGCGGTGCCCGGCTCCCGGAGGCGGCCCGGGGCGGTGGCTTCGGGCTCGTCGGCCTCACCGAACGCGCCACCCGGCTCGGCGGCCGTATCCAGGCCCGCTCGCGTGA
- a CDS encoding SpoIIE family protein phosphatase, producing MVTKGSGASWAAPGGEAMAVVDAHGLVSGWSEGARRLTGWAPEEVTGRPAAELIDGDVPAARRALLAFGDALVTLRYRDGRRQTMALRMCPLRGEDGRRGFVVSANPNRDERGLGEVAFQQASMAMSVFDTGQHYLRMNDWACMVMGQPESEFRHRYFMDTVEDSEHSRGYLRHMEIVVETGQPVHYESWTRSPSGRRMHAWTTQMWPLRNRAGELLGTGNVSFDSSEQFWARQRLAILNEAAGSIGTKLDVVQTAVELADLVVPRLADFASVDLLESVIHGEEPETVPMDGGVQLRRAAHQSRTPGVPEAAIGLGAADVYPISSPPARALLTGEAVLTRTGDHDLDTWLARHDARSAKLREAEDHDLSLMAVPLVARGTTLGVAVFVRILTPESSDAFDQDDVSLAEELSSRAAVCVDNARRYTRERTTALALQGSLLPKASAGQAAVEFASRYLPALSQAGVGGDWFDVIPLSGTRVALVVGDVVGHGLHASVTMGRLRTAVWALADVDLPPDELLTHLDDLVEHLAAGDGEIGATCLYAVYDPVSGTCSMASAGHPPPVVVRPDGSVEVIEVAAGPLLGVGGLPFEARELEVPKGSVLALYTDGLVEARDRDVDTGTAALCATLRGPMDSLERACDSVLKDLLPDTPADDVALLLARTRALDAERVAVWNLTDDPALVSNARKLATDQLTRWGLEEAVFVTELVVSELVTNAIRYGGAPIQLRLIRDRTLICEVSDASSTSPHLRRARTFDEGGRGLLLVAQLTDRWGSRPSGAGKTIWAEQALPPSL from the coding sequence ATGGTGACGAAGGGGTCGGGTGCGTCCTGGGCCGCCCCGGGCGGTGAGGCCATGGCGGTGGTCGACGCGCACGGCCTCGTCTCGGGGTGGAGCGAGGGCGCGCGGCGGCTGACCGGGTGGGCGCCCGAGGAGGTGACCGGGCGACCCGCGGCGGAGCTGATCGACGGGGATGTCCCGGCCGCCCGACGCGCGCTGCTGGCGTTCGGCGACGCGCTGGTGACCCTGCGGTACCGGGACGGGCGGCGGCAGACGATGGCGCTGCGGATGTGCCCCCTGCGGGGCGAGGACGGCCGGCGCGGCTTCGTCGTCAGCGCGAACCCCAACCGGGACGAACGGGGCCTCGGAGAGGTGGCCTTCCAACAGGCGTCGATGGCCATGTCCGTCTTCGACACCGGGCAGCACTATCTGCGGATGAACGACTGGGCGTGCATGGTCATGGGGCAGCCCGAGTCGGAGTTCCGGCACCGCTACTTCATGGACACCGTGGAGGACTCCGAGCACAGCCGTGGCTATCTGCGGCACATGGAGATCGTCGTGGAGACCGGACAGCCGGTCCACTACGAGAGCTGGACCCGTTCGCCGTCGGGTCGGCGCATGCACGCCTGGACCACCCAGATGTGGCCGCTGCGGAACCGCGCCGGAGAGCTGCTGGGCACCGGGAACGTGTCGTTCGACAGCAGCGAGCAGTTCTGGGCGCGCCAGCGCCTGGCGATCCTCAACGAGGCCGCCGGGTCCATCGGCACCAAGCTCGACGTCGTCCAGACCGCCGTTGAACTCGCCGACCTGGTCGTGCCCCGGCTCGCCGACTTCGCCAGCGTCGACCTGTTGGAGTCCGTCATCCATGGCGAGGAACCCGAGACGGTCCCGATGGACGGCGGTGTGCAACTGCGCAGGGCCGCCCACCAGTCGCGTACCCCCGGTGTCCCGGAAGCGGCGATCGGCCTCGGCGCCGCTGATGTCTACCCCATCTCCTCGCCACCCGCCCGCGCCCTGCTCACCGGCGAAGCCGTACTTACCCGCACCGGCGACCACGACCTCGACACCTGGCTGGCCCGGCACGACGCCCGCTCGGCCAAACTCCGGGAGGCCGAGGACCACGACCTGTCCCTCATGGCCGTACCCCTGGTCGCCCGCGGCACCACCCTCGGCGTGGCCGTCTTCGTCCGCATACTCACCCCCGAGTCCTCCGACGCCTTCGACCAGGACGACGTCTCCCTCGCCGAGGAACTGTCCAGCCGGGCAGCCGTCTGTGTCGACAACGCCCGCAGATACACCCGGGAACGCACCACCGCGCTGGCTCTGCAGGGCAGCCTGCTGCCCAAGGCGTCGGCCGGGCAGGCGGCCGTCGAGTTCGCCTCCCGCTATCTACCGGCGCTGTCACAGGCCGGGGTCGGCGGCGACTGGTTCGACGTGATCCCGCTGTCCGGGACCCGGGTGGCACTCGTCGTCGGCGACGTCGTCGGGCACGGCCTGCACGCCTCCGTCACCATGGGCCGGCTGCGTACGGCGGTGTGGGCGCTCGCCGACGTCGATCTGCCGCCCGACGAACTCCTCACCCACCTCGACGACCTCGTCGAACACCTCGCGGCCGGAGACGGGGAGATCGGCGCCACCTGCCTGTACGCGGTCTACGACCCGGTCTCCGGCACCTGCTCCATGGCCTCCGCCGGACATCCGCCGCCCGTGGTGGTGCGCCCCGACGGCAGTGTCGAGGTCATCGAGGTGGCCGCCGGACCGCTGCTCGGCGTCGGTGGACTCCCGTTCGAGGCAAGGGAGTTGGAGGTGCCCAAGGGCTCGGTCCTCGCCCTCTACACCGACGGCTTGGTCGAGGCCCGGGACCGCGATGTCGACACCGGCACCGCCGCCCTGTGCGCCACGCTGCGGGGGCCGATGGACAGCCTGGAGCGCGCCTGCGACAGCGTGCTCAAGGACCTCCTGCCCGACACCCCCGCCGACGACGTGGCCCTGCTGCTGGCCCGCACCCGCGCCCTCGACGCGGAACGGGTGGCCGTCTGGAACCTGACCGACGACCCGGCGCTGGTCTCCAACGCGCGCAAACTCGCCACCGACCAGCTCACCCGCTGGGGCCTGGAGGAGGCCGTCTTCGTCACCGAACTCGTGGTGAGCGAACTCGTCACCAACGCCATCCGCTACGGCGGCGCCCCCATCCAGCTGAGGCTCATCCGCGACCGCACCCTCATCTGCGAGGTCTCCGACGCCAGCAGCACCTCACCCCATCTGCGCCGGGCCCGCACCTTCGACGAGGGCGGCCGCGGCCTGCTGCTCGTCGCCCAGCTCACCGACCGCTGGGGCAGCCGCCCGAGTGGCGCGGGCAAGACGATCTGGGCGGAGCAGGCACTGCCGCCGAGCCTGTGA
- a CDS encoding HAD family acid phosphatase, whose translation MTRSGAGRRVTTVAAVAVLGIGGSVTAAVPAAAAPAQAAVSAAAAAEVDYATWQKDVKAVIDTATPYVQQRTANASGQKLAIVFDIDNTTLETHYTPWYQLPTPAMKPSLALAKYAKSRGVDVFFVTARPGIIEGITEWNLETVGYPVDGLYVRDLPDLFAEVSAYKTASHADIESDGYTIIANVGNNTTDLVGGHAERTFKLPDYDGQLD comes from the coding sequence ATGACAAGAAGCGGTGCGGGACGCCGTGTCACGACGGTCGCCGCGGTGGCGGTGCTCGGTATCGGCGGGTCGGTGACCGCCGCCGTTCCGGCGGCCGCGGCGCCGGCCCAGGCGGCGGTGAGCGCGGCCGCGGCCGCCGAGGTCGACTACGCGACCTGGCAGAAGGACGTGAAGGCCGTCATCGACACGGCGACGCCCTATGTGCAGCAGCGCACCGCGAACGCCTCCGGCCAGAAGCTCGCCATCGTCTTCGACATCGACAACACCACGCTGGAGACGCACTACACCCCCTGGTACCAGCTGCCCACCCCGGCGATGAAGCCCTCCCTGGCTCTGGCCAAGTACGCCAAGTCCCGTGGTGTGGACGTCTTCTTCGTCACCGCCCGCCCGGGCATCATCGAGGGCATCACCGAGTGGAACCTGGAGACCGTCGGCTACCCCGTCGACGGCCTCTACGTGCGTGACCTGCCCGACCTGTTCGCCGAGGTCTCCGCCTACAAGACCGCCTCACACGCGGACATCGAGTCGGACGGCTACACGATCATCGCCAACGTCGGCAACAACACCACCGACCTGGTCGGCGGCCACGCCGAGCGCACCTTCAAGCTCCCCGACTACGACGGCCAGCTCGACTGA
- a CDS encoding peptidoglycan-binding domain-containing protein, with amino-acid sequence MSIPPEPGQTTKRRTIEPTYVMRRRRTEALAELLREMELYKGTTAPNDEYETVAVPPVTDAAPPPPPARERILPRLEELETEELPPVVVGEDFGADDVVTGGRRPRRRRDPAGGSTGLKRAAVIVSVGAAALIGFGAALLVPGGDKDTEVKAPAPTPTPSAPATSAPAQNDAVDPDGPGTLREGDTGPEVTELQERLRRIPNVYDNGPTSGQYDVVLREAVARFQLWYGIRGDETGVYGNDTRQDLESRTTL; translated from the coding sequence GTGTCGATACCGCCCGAACCGGGGCAGACGACGAAGCGCCGCACGATCGAGCCCACCTACGTCATGCGCCGACGCCGGACCGAGGCACTGGCGGAGCTGCTGCGTGAGATGGAGCTGTACAAGGGGACGACGGCCCCGAACGACGAGTACGAGACCGTCGCCGTACCGCCGGTGACGGACGCGGCGCCGCCTCCGCCCCCGGCGCGCGAGCGGATCCTGCCCCGGCTGGAGGAGCTCGAGACCGAGGAACTGCCCCCGGTCGTGGTCGGCGAGGACTTCGGCGCCGACGACGTGGTCACCGGCGGGCGGCGGCCGAGGCGGCGCCGGGACCCGGCCGGCGGCAGTACGGGGCTCAAGCGCGCCGCGGTGATCGTGAGCGTCGGCGCGGCCGCCCTCATCGGCTTCGGCGCCGCCCTCCTCGTACCCGGCGGAGACAAGGACACCGAGGTCAAGGCCCCCGCCCCCACGCCGACCCCGTCGGCACCCGCGACCTCCGCCCCGGCCCAGAACGACGCCGTCGACCCGGATGGCCCCGGCACCCTCCGCGAGGGCGACACCGGCCCCGAGGTCACGGAACTCCAGGAACGGCTGCGCCGCATCCCCAACGTGTACGACAACGGCCCCACCTCGGGCCAGTACGACGTCGTCCTGAGGGAAGCCGTGGCCCGCTTCCAGCTCTGGTACGGCATCCGCGGCGACGAGACCGGCGTCTACGGCAACGACACCCGCCAGGACCTCGAATCCCGCACCACCCTCTAG
- a CDS encoding GNAT family N-acetyltransferase, producing the protein MTIDWVRLQLDVTDFDLARFQPYVDKCRTSGIRLTTLSELGDTPEHRRALYELNRECSADIPERGEFFDYDEYHRLRFEVPAYDPRGVVLAIEGDRWMGMAATSDRRKSGFVFNEMTGVRACHRGRGISVAMKTFGIGFAGMCGVSMVRTLHHPANARAIAMNRTLGFVDADW; encoded by the coding sequence ATGACGATCGACTGGGTCAGGCTGCAACTGGACGTCACCGACTTCGACCTGGCGCGTTTCCAGCCGTACGTCGACAAGTGCCGTACCTCCGGCATCCGGCTGACGACGCTCTCCGAGCTCGGCGACACCCCGGAGCACCGCCGGGCGCTGTACGAACTCAACCGGGAGTGCTCGGCGGACATCCCGGAGCGCGGCGAGTTCTTCGACTACGACGAGTACCACCGGCTCCGTTTCGAGGTACCCGCCTACGATCCGCGCGGTGTGGTGCTGGCGATCGAAGGTGACCGGTGGATGGGCATGGCGGCGACGTCGGACCGGCGGAAGTCCGGGTTCGTGTTCAACGAGATGACGGGGGTGCGGGCCTGCCACCGGGGCCGGGGCATCTCGGTGGCCATGAAGACCTTCGGCATCGGGTTCGCCGGGATGTGCGGGGTCAGCATGGTCCGTACGCTGCATCATCCCGCCAACGCGAGGGCGATCGCCATGAACCGGACGTTGGGTTTTGTCGACGCCGACTGGTGA
- a CDS encoding SAM-dependent methyltransferase yields the protein MTDNPAASDLPSSSLNRRIVTTRPHTARIWNYWLGGGDYYEVDRVAGDEIRRLLPTISDYARADREFLGRAVRHLTAEVGIRQFLDIGTGLPTAENTHEVAQRIAPDARIVYVDNDPLVLAHARALLTSTPEGRTDHVDEDLRNVDSILEQSARTLDFSRPVALLLLGVVIFIGDDEDPYGIVRRLVDGLPPGSHLVLSHTITAPGLTEVDAAVAWWNAHGTPRITQRTPEAVARFFDGLDLLDPGVVSCSRWRPETGGGSPAGVTAEVAMYCGVGGKR from the coding sequence GTGACAGACAACCCGGCAGCCTCGGACCTCCCCTCCTCGTCGTTGAACCGCCGCATCGTCACCACGCGGCCGCACACGGCACGGATCTGGAACTACTGGCTCGGCGGTGGGGACTACTACGAGGTCGACCGGGTGGCCGGGGACGAGATACGCCGGCTGCTTCCGACCATCAGCGACTACGCCCGGGCGGACCGGGAGTTCCTCGGGCGGGCCGTGCGTCATCTGACCGCCGAGGTCGGGATCCGCCAGTTCCTGGACATCGGGACCGGGCTGCCGACGGCGGAGAACACCCACGAGGTCGCCCAGCGCATCGCCCCGGACGCGCGGATCGTCTACGTCGACAACGACCCGCTGGTCCTGGCGCACGCCCGGGCCCTGCTGACGAGCACGCCCGAGGGCCGTACCGACCATGTCGACGAGGATCTGCGCAACGTCGACTCGATCCTCGAACAATCCGCGCGGACCCTTGACTTCAGCCGTCCCGTCGCCCTGCTGCTGCTCGGCGTGGTGATCTTCATCGGCGACGACGAGGACCCGTACGGCATCGTGCGCCGGCTCGTCGACGGCCTGCCCCCGGGCAGTCATCTGGTGCTCTCGCACACCATCACCGCTCCGGGACTGACCGAGGTGGACGCCGCGGTCGCCTGGTGGAACGCGCACGGCACCCCGCGGATCACACAGCGCACCCCGGAGGCGGTCGCCCGATTCTTCGACGGGCTCGACCTTCTCGATCCGGGGGTCGTGTCGTGTTCCCGCTGGCGCCCGGAGACCGGCGGCGGCTCACCGGCGGGAGTGACGGCGGAAGTCGCCATGTACTGCGGGGTGGGAGGCAAGCGCTGA
- a CDS encoding PPOX class F420-dependent oxidoreductase: MADVTSLDALAAGKYLLITTYRKNGTAVPTPVWVVRDGDALGIWTVADSWKVKRIRNRADVLVGPCDLRGNPTGDSVPARAEILDATGSAHYRRLIARKYGVLGRLTLLGSRLRRGTDGTVGIRVTLTK; this comes from the coding sequence ATGGCTGACGTCACCTCGCTCGACGCGCTCGCCGCGGGCAAGTACCTGCTGATCACCACCTACCGCAAGAACGGCACCGCGGTCCCGACCCCGGTCTGGGTGGTACGGGACGGCGACGCGCTCGGGATCTGGACGGTCGCGGACTCCTGGAAGGTCAAGCGCATCCGCAATCGGGCCGATGTCCTCGTCGGCCCCTGCGACCTGCGCGGCAACCCCACCGGTGACTCCGTCCCCGCCCGCGCCGAGATCCTCGACGCGACCGGCTCCGCCCACTACCGCCGCCTCATCGCCCGCAAGTACGGCGTCCTCGGCCGCCTCACCCTCCTCGGCAGCCGACTGCGCCGGGGCACGGACGGAACGGTCGGCATCCGCGTCACGCTGACGAAGTGA
- a CDS encoding ROK family transcriptional regulator, translated as MTALADSWLPLSPGERSVAIQVLVHGPLSRTELARRLGLSAGSLTRLTKPLIESGLLIETAEGAAPSEARQAEARQGRPSQPLDIVAESRTFIGFKITEDMVYGVVTTLRSDIITRYDRPLTTHEPECVADLLAGMAAELARTHPSLAGIGIGVGGLVQRRAVVGESPFLEWRDVPLAELVEERTGLPVVVENDVAALVEAETWFGAGRGLDRFVVLTIGAGIGYGLVLGGKRVPCAEEDRGFGRHWIIDPTGPLTPDGERGSAVSLLSIPSIRYQVQAATGRGTTYEEVLAGAAAGEPLPARVIDEAGRALGTLVAQIANFVMPQKILLAGEGVGLMEVAGKAVDEAVRAGRHPLAAPVPLETKVSDFHDWAQGAAVLAIQVLVLGTVES; from the coding sequence ATGACCGCTCTCGCCGATAGTTGGCTGCCGCTCAGTCCCGGGGAACGCTCGGTGGCGATCCAGGTGCTCGTGCACGGACCGCTCTCGCGCACCGAACTCGCCCGGCGCCTCGGCCTGTCCGCCGGCAGCCTCACCCGGCTGACCAAACCGCTGATCGAGTCGGGGCTGCTGATCGAGACCGCCGAGGGCGCCGCGCCTTCTGAAGCCCGTCAGGCCGAAGCCCGTCAGGGACGCCCCTCGCAGCCGCTGGACATCGTCGCCGAGTCCCGCACCTTCATCGGCTTCAAGATCACCGAGGACATGGTGTACGGCGTGGTCACCACGCTCAGGAGCGACATCATCACCCGGTACGACCGCCCGCTCACCACGCATGAGCCGGAGTGCGTCGCCGATCTGCTCGCCGGGATGGCGGCCGAACTGGCGCGCACCCACCCCTCACTCGCCGGCATCGGCATCGGCGTCGGCGGCCTCGTCCAGCGCCGAGCGGTGGTCGGGGAGTCGCCCTTCCTGGAGTGGCGGGACGTGCCCTTGGCCGAACTCGTCGAAGAACGCACCGGGTTGCCGGTGGTCGTCGAGAACGACGTGGCCGCGCTCGTCGAGGCCGAGACATGGTTCGGCGCGGGGCGCGGCCTCGACCGTTTCGTCGTCCTCACCATCGGCGCGGGCATCGGCTACGGGCTGGTCCTGGGCGGCAAACGGGTGCCCTGCGCCGAGGAGGACCGGGGCTTCGGCCGCCACTGGATCATCGACCCCACCGGCCCGCTCACCCCCGACGGCGAACGCGGCAGCGCCGTCTCCCTGCTGAGCATCCCCAGCATCCGCTACCAGGTCCAGGCCGCCACCGGACGCGGGACGACGTACGAGGAGGTCCTCGCCGGGGCCGCCGCCGGTGAGCCCCTGCCGGCGCGGGTCATCGACGAGGCGGGCCGGGCGCTGGGCACGCTCGTGGCGCAGATCGCCAACTTCGTCATGCCACAGAAGATCCTGCTTGCCGGTGAAGGGGTCGGTCTCATGGAGGTGGCGGGCAAAGCCGTGGACGAGGCCGTCCGCGCGGGGCGGCATCCGCTGGCGGCACCGGTGCCGCTGGAGACCAAGGTCTCCGACTTCCACGACTGGGCACAGGGAGCCGCCGTGCTGGCCATTCAGGTGCTCGTGCTCGGGACCGTGGAGTCATGA
- a CDS encoding Gfo/Idh/MocA family protein codes for MTFSLGIVGAGQFSGQFATLFQAHPGVSDVYVTDLLPERAEQLAAAQGLAGTFPSYEAMLESKAVDAVAIFTQRWTHGPLVLQGLGAGKHVYSAVPMAITTEEIAAIIDAVRATGLTYMMGETSQYNPATVHARNQIAEGAFGRLFYAEGDYVHDMDLGFYEAYQYSGGENWKATASYPPLLYPTHSVGGVLGAWQTHAVSVSAIGVVDGRGDGVFDKEVSQFGNDFSNATALFEVAGGGSFRTNEFRRVGYPSQIRESRFRFFGTDASMEQLATVALWQDKKGVKDISELLEPKPTLSPDDPSLQHISPDLRAAFTSGSAPVHDRSRLPREFDNLHNGHEGSHHFLVDDFVTAVNTRTLPSVNAWAAARYTLPGIVAHESARQGGVRLEIPDFGDAPEA; via the coding sequence ATGACGTTCTCCCTCGGCATCGTCGGCGCCGGCCAGTTCTCCGGCCAGTTCGCCACGCTGTTCCAGGCCCACCCGGGTGTCAGTGACGTCTACGTCACCGATCTGCTGCCCGAGCGGGCCGAGCAACTCGCCGCCGCACAGGGACTCGCCGGTACGTTCCCCTCGTACGAGGCGATGCTGGAGTCGAAGGCGGTGGACGCCGTCGCGATCTTCACCCAGCGCTGGACACACGGGCCGCTGGTGCTCCAGGGCCTGGGCGCCGGCAAGCACGTGTACTCCGCGGTCCCCATGGCGATCACCACGGAGGAGATAGCGGCGATCATCGACGCGGTCCGGGCGACCGGGCTGACGTACATGATGGGTGAGACCAGCCAGTACAACCCGGCGACCGTACACGCCCGCAACCAGATCGCCGAGGGCGCCTTCGGGCGGCTCTTCTACGCCGAGGGCGACTACGTCCACGACATGGATCTGGGGTTCTACGAGGCGTACCAGTACAGCGGCGGCGAGAACTGGAAGGCGACCGCGAGCTATCCGCCGCTGCTGTACCCGACGCACTCGGTGGGCGGGGTGCTCGGGGCCTGGCAGACGCACGCGGTGAGCGTGTCGGCGATCGGGGTGGTCGACGGGCGCGGGGACGGTGTCTTCGACAAGGAGGTCAGCCAGTTCGGCAACGACTTCTCCAACGCGACCGCGCTGTTCGAGGTGGCGGGCGGCGGTTCGTTCCGTACGAACGAGTTCCGGCGGGTGGGCTATCCGTCGCAGATCCGGGAGTCGCGTTTCCGGTTCTTCGGGACGGACGCCAGCATGGAGCAGCTCGCCACGGTGGCGTTGTGGCAGGACAAGAAGGGGGTGAAGGACATCAGCGAGCTCCTTGAGCCCAAGCCCACCTTGTCCCCCGACGACCCCTCACTCCAGCACATCTCGCCGGATCTGCGGGCCGCCTTCACCTCCGGTTCGGCGCCGGTGCACGACCGGTCGCGGCTGCCGCGGGAGTTCGACAACCTGCACAACGGTCACGAGGGCAGCCACCACTTCCTGGTGGACGACTTCGTGACCGCCGTCAACACACGGACCCTGCCGTCGGTGAACGCGTGGGCGGCGGCCCGCTACACCCTGCCGGGCATCGTGGCGCACGAGTCCGCGCGGCAGGGTGGGGTGCGACTGGAGATCCCGGACTTCGGGGACGCGCCCGAGGCGTGA